The Tursiops truncatus isolate mTurTru1 chromosome 20, mTurTru1.mat.Y, whole genome shotgun sequence DNA window CTGCGGCCAGTCCATCAACTGGGCACCACTCGTGCCCCAGAGCTGACCCAGCCAGTGGTATCAGGCCGCGCTATTACTAAGCAGAAAAAGCACTGACGAAAGTCTGCACAGGAACATTCTCGCTGAGGACTGCAGGCGAAGTGGGCGCACCGTGCTCAGGTCCCCAGAGGTCTCGCCAAACCTCCTGGCGGTGTTGCAGTCAGCAAGCCAAGCCGGAAAACCACCCCCAAGGCCCGGGGGGCCCTGACGGGCGGGGCTGGAGCTGGACGGGAGAGGGAAGCTCTCAGCCCTAATCCAgggcccctgccccacctctgtCCCGTCCCCTCCAAGACAGCGGCCTTCAGCCTGGTTTAAGTCACGTGTGTCTGATGCATttgcattcttttgtttttgaccacgctgcgcagcatgtgggatctcagctcccggaccagggatgaagcccacaccccctgcgttggaagcagagtcttaaccactgcaccaccacggaagtccccgcGTTTgcattttaaagtacatttttcttttgtagtcaGAAAAAATAATCTTGTAAAAAACCCCAGTAACGTTACAGTTTGGTGGCACTTAGTTTACTGAGGACAGACGCTGAGGCTGTGGGGACAACACCCAAGGCCAGCGCGGGGCACCCGGGACGCTGCTCTGGGTCCTCTTGGCACTGCCGCCCGTTTCCTGAGACAGCAGTTCAGCTCGCGGGGGCCTCAGGCTCACTTGCCTGTGTGACTTCACAGCGAAACTTTCCAGGCCGACCCCGCACCCCCGCCCAGCGTGAACGCTGCTGGTGTAGCAGGGACGGTGCACCCCTGCCCCCTGCGGAGCCGGCCCCTCCCGCCTGCAGGCTGGACACGGCATAGGACCCCCTAATCTGCGGTCCTGGAGGGAAAGGCGGCTGATCCACCCCGGGGGCAGTGGGTCCTCCACCCAGCATCCTGAGAGGAAAACCCCCTCACAGCTTCCGTCACTGTAACCAGGACGACGGCAACCCTCACCCCCAGAGAGGCCACCAGGCTCGGCAAAGGCACAGCCCAGGAGCACAGCAGGACCCCAGTTCCACCCGGCAGCTCTGGTCCTCGTGTGCACAGGAGCACCCTGCGGAAAGACTAAAATCCACAGATGCGTTCAGCATCGTTCGACTCaacaacaaaagcacaaacactgaaaaatgggcaaaggacttgaaaaggCATTTCTGCGAAGATACGTGAAAGGCCACGTGAGCACTGAAAGGATGCTCGACTTCAGTGGTCATTAGGAAGATGCAAGTCAGAGCCACGAGACACCACCTCAGGCCCACGAGGATGgccacaattaaaagaaaaaaagggggggggcttccctggtggtgcagtggttgagaatctgcctgctaacgcaggggacacaggttcgagccctggtctgggaagatcccacatgccgcggagcaactaagcccgtgcgccacaactactgagcctgcgctctggagcccgcgagttACAACTACTGGaacccgcacacctagagtccgtgctctgcaacaagagaagccaccacgaagagcagcccgcgcaccgcaacaaagagtagcccccgctcaccacagctagaaaaagcccgcgcgcaggaacaaagacccaacgcagccaaaaataaaataaacaaatttataaaaaaaaaaaggaaaagggggaaataagCACTAGCAAGGATGCGGAGAAATAGGAACCCTCGTAcgttgctggtgagaatgtaaaatggtgcagctgttgtggttcttcaaaaaattaaacatagaatttcacgacccagcaactccactcctaggtgtagatctgaaaagaatatagaaCAGGCGTTCAAATACTTGTACGTGAAGGTTTACAGCCACACTGCTCACAACGGGGCCCATGCACACAGCGGACTAGTTCAGCTGTAAAAAGGCACAGAACACCGACACGCAACCACAGGGGCGACCCTGGAAGACACGCCACTCAGAGAAAAGCAGACACACGGCCCATGTGCTGCACGGTTCCATCTATGTGAAATGTCCGGCACACGTAAAACCACAAAGTAGACTGGGCTGCGGGGCCGACCCACACCCACCGTCCGGATGCTCCACGGGCGACTGCGGGCATCCCGCCCCCCAGCCAGGGCACAAGGACTGGTCTGAGTGAAGGGTTTGGGGCTGGGAGTCCCAAGACCTGAGGACAGTTCATTTCTCCACTAGCAGGGTGACGCTGGCAGCCTGTCCTCCAGCTCGCTGTCTAAACCACGGAGTGAAGCCGACCTGCTTCTGCTCGGCTCCCAAGGCTCTCGGGAGGCGGGCGAGGCGCACAGAGACCTCTGCAGGGTGTGGAGACGGGAAGCGTCGGAGTCTTGCACCGGCGGCTCTTCTCTGCCCCAGAGGACAGCGGTGCGGCCGGGGGAGGCCACTGGGGCCAGAGGATGGCAAGAGGACCCAGGCACTGCCCGGGGTCCTGCAAGTGCCCGTCACTCCTGCCAACTCTCACCAGACGCTACACCATCACCCGCCAGGGTCAAGGGGTAGAATCCTTTATTGAGGCACATGAGCTGTGGGGCGTCCTGGCCACAGCAGCTTCGAGATAAAGAGGGATAACCCTTCTGTAGACACAACTTCTGAACAGGGGATCCCTGCCGTCCTACCCGTTCTCAGGACGTCTGTGGAGGGAGGCCCCTCAAGGGCCGGGCTGATTCCCGCTAGGGCGCCGACAGCACGGCCCCTGTGGATTGCAGGGGGCAGCCTCCAGGGCGTCTCAGCTGTGGCCATGGCCGTTCCTGAGCCCCAGACACAGGGCCGCTGTCCACCAGGCGTGGCCTTCTTGAGAGAGCGGTCTGGACCCGGACTCCTTAGAACACAGGTCACACTCCAAGAGCAGCCACTTTCCTCAAAGCCGCCCTGGCAGCGCAGGGCCACCTGGCCCTGGAGAAACGGCTCGTTTCCCGAGACAAAAGCAGCAGGTGGAGGCAGTGGCCCCCTTGGCCCTACCCTGCCCTCATCTGTTCTGAGGACAGAAGGGACGGGTGTGTCCAGGCTGGTGGCAAAGGCTGCACTTCCGGGGTTTCTTGGCCGCGGACCCGGCGTCCGAGGAACCAGCCCGGGCCCTTTTGCTTCTGGCCTCCGGCTCCCGGCTTCCTCCTCTGGCTCCTGCCCAGGGGGGGCCTCCAAAGGTCCCTGCGGGGAGAGCGAGGGGAGAAATGAGTGTGGACGGCAGAGCCCCAGCCCTGGTAGGGGACCCGTGTCACCTACACGCAGAAGCAGGGACCAAGCAAGCAGCCCCCTGAGCGCGTGCAGAGCCCGAGCTCTGGGCCCTTCCAGTCCTCCAAGAGCCTCACAGTACTGGCCGCCCCATCACCCAGGACAAATGACCAGGCAGCCCAGAGACCAGACACCACCTCCGCCCACCGGGAGCCCTTGTGCGTCTGCCGTGAGCGCCGAAGGACAACATCCCGCACGGCACTAGCGTCTCCAGCCTCCGCCTGCCCCAAGCCTCTGGGTTCTCCCTGTGTGTGCAGACCTGCCGCACGTGTGCTAGAGTCACAGTTTCAGGCTAACACAGACCCTAGAAGGGTGGGCAGGTGCCCGTCTTACGGAGGAAACAGGCTGAGAAGCCGCACCAAGtggttcaaggtcacacaggtgggcCCCAAGAGAAAGCTCCCGCCAGGCTCCCTCACGCGTGACCAGGCTTCCGCGTGTCCTGGAGGGGCCAGGTGCCTTCAGGTGCGTCATTCACCTTGACCCAGCGTCCAGCAGCGGTCCTCCCCACACCCATCCGTGGGGCGCCAACCCAAGCTGTGTAACCCAGGGCAGGAACCAGGTATCAGGGCCAGGGCCTCCGTCTTACAGGATGAGGCTCCGATACAGAGCCCTCCAGGTTTACAAAGGCGGGAGGAGCGCAGGGCTACGGGAGCAGGCGGACCCAGGAGCCAGGCCTGGGCCGTGTCGCTGTGTGACCCCGACAGGTCCCGCCACCCGTCTGGGCCTCGCCCTCCTCTCCTGTGAGTCGCAATCACAACCGCCACCCGATGAAGGtgagagaagacacacagatacaACGGCGTGGCGCCCGGCACACAGCAAGCTGCCCGTGACCTTGCAGGAGGCGTGACTGAGCGGGGAGGGGGAGCAAGGCAACCcgtgcccccaccccaccacccctgccctcctcGGGCAGGCCCTGTGTGCCCCCTCACCTGGGGCCACGTTCTCGTCCACCCACTGGAAAAAGCCGCACTGCTGCTCCCGGGGCTTGGCGCACGTGTGGAACTGGCGCCCCTTGTTGGGCCCGTCCTTCTGCACAGTGCGCGTGACAGCGGGCTGGCTGCACAGGCAGCGTGCGCCGCCGCCACCATCGCCGGGGCTTCCGGGCccgcccaggggcttccctgagcCCGGCGGGCGTCCCAGTGAGCCGCCCGGGGGTCTGGGCACCTCGGAGGGAGGCCCCCCTGCTTCTGGGTGGCCGCTGTCGGCCCAGAGGAAGAAGCTGCAGCCGCCGCCGCTGCACTTGTAGAACTGGCGGCCCTGGTTGGGCCCCTCCTTCCGGACGGTGAGCAGCAGGGCCTCCCGGCCACAGTTGCAGGTCACCGAGTTGCCTTCGCCCTCGGCGGCGGGCAGGGGCGCAGTCCTGGCCAGAGCATTCGAGGGCCTGATggcaggaggctgggggtggcCGTGCTGGCTGCTGCCCATTCTGTCCAGGGGCTGGCTGGCCTGCAGGTGGCCGGAGGGCTGGCTGACCGGCTGGCCAGCTCGGGTGGGCCCCCGTGAAAACCTGAGGTCCAAGATCTCCCTCAGGGTCTCGTCACAGCCACCAACGCAGCCGACAAATTCCAGTGGCATGGTTGGGGGAAGGCTGCCTCGCTTAAACTTGAACTTCAACCTAGTGAGGCCAGAAGATGAGAAAACACGTTAACTACCGGGTGCGAGTCTTCTTGGTCCACACAGGGCTGTGCCCACCCCACCTAGGAAAGCCACGCAAGGCGCAGCCAGCCCGGCCCCTGCGGTCGCACAGGAGCGCAGAGCAGGAGGGAGATGAGCTCTAAGGCCCATCACCCGCCAGAACCCAGGAGCCTCTGGAAGGTGCACCTCCCTGTGCCCCAGTTCAGCGTGGTCCAGGGCCTCTCAACGTGACGGCACACTACTTGGTAGCGGCACTAGGACGCACGCGGGCTTTGCTCTCATTCTCCTGTGTGCATGCATTAGGGTTTTCCAGAAGCTCCGAAATGCACAGTAAACTCAGCAGACTGACTGCAGATGGAGAGCTGAGAATCCTACCGTCTCCTGTTAAGCCAGACCGTTAAATtggcaaaaatggaaaacaatgcaATCTTCCtctcgtttttttcttttttgaaaataagtacattttattctaaaaacatGTTCACTTATGTTAGAATGCATTTGTTACAAACAcgttaataaacattttaaacgATGCCTCCACTTTAGCTGAAAACGTGGTAGAATcgttataaatattaactcacaACAGAAGCTCTCTGGGTTCCTCCGTGATTTCTGAGAGTTGAAGGGGTCCCATGACCAAAGGTCTGGGGACCAGCCCTAGGCGCGGGCCTGGGGCTTTCTGGAGGAGACCACCTTCCTCAGCCTCCGCGTCAGCCCACGGTAGGAGAGGCGGGGAAAGGTTGGGCTCCTCCAGGAGGTGCCAAGGAATGAGGGCCCCCAGGGATGGCACCCTGTGCCCATCCTGCAGGTGCCTcagcccccagctcacctgtAAACGGGGTGTGGCTGACACACTGGACACACGCTCCCGTCCCTGCTGGCCTCCAGCACACTGTCCGGGAACCACACGGCCGAGCGACATTCCGGGAACCCCGTGCAGCTGAGGTAGAACCTGGGGAGTGAGGGCCGGGGTCACGCAAGAGCTGCCGGAGACAGCTCCAGCTGATGACATGGGACACTCATGGTTCTGGAAGACACGGTGGTCACTGACACTGAGTGACAGGAAAACCAGCCTGCATTTACGTCCCTGAAATCCCCACAGTCACACTGCTGACGCCTCTTCCTGCTTAAAAACAGCCAAGCCGCTGCCAGCGCCCAGACCACGGCAGGGCCCCGCTGGCCCCTGGGTGCTCCCTGAGCCCGCCTAGGCCTCCGGCAGCCTGGACACCTGCCCAGGCTGCACATGCTGCAGAGAATCCGATCCTCCCCCTCCGTGCAGCTTTGTGAGGAGGAAAACAGGCTCAGTGGGTCAGCAACCAGTGGGGTCCGCATCGCCGTCCACACACAGGGCGAGCGCCATCCATCCCCAGGGGACAAGCCCCGCCCTCACCAGCCCCCCACCCGCCCATTCCCACAGGGCCTCACACCCCCAGGGCCACCATTCCAGCCCCAACGCCCAGTCCAGGGGCTGGTGAAGCAGGCCTGCATCTAAATAGCAACGTGGGAACAAGAGGATGGGCCCTGCACAGCCTCCGGTGCTGGGctgcaggggtggggcggggcggggcggggaaggCACAGCTGGGCACTGACCCGCCGCTCTTCCTGGTCTTGAGGACCATGTCCTTGCCGCACTGTGGGCACTTCCTGACGGGCTCTGGCACAGCTGGGAAGATGGCTTCTTGCTGGGCCAGCTCCACCCCTGCCCCAAAGTACTGCGACAAGGCCTCGTCCAACCTGAAGAACCAGCAGAACATTTACCGCGTGAGCACGCACGACCCGGGGAGCCGGCCAGTCAGCCAGAGGCCTGAGGTGGAGCACCGGGAACAGGGCGCCGTGCTGGCCAAGCGGCCGGCTCCTCCAACCCGCGGCTCCCAGGAGGGATCCAGCTGCAGGCAGGCGCTTCTGCCTCGCCACTAGCCCCACAGCAAGCAAACAAGACGGCCCGGCCGCGCACACACCCGAGTGTGGGTCTGGCATCAAGTTTAAACTAGCGCATGCATTTCTTTTCAAAGTTGGTACGGGGTTAGGAAACGTGTTACTTCTAACAGAATACACACATGCTACTTATTACAGCCACCTCCCAGTGCCCTAGAGAACAGCGGGGTGCACACCAGCACCCGGTGAACCCACCCACGAGGCTGTGCTGCCTGCTAGCTCAGGACAGGATGGAAAGGGCGTTTCCAAAGCCAACAGCCCAGAGAAACTGGACCAGGTCTTTCTGGTTACGGTCTCCAGACTGGCAAGGCTCTGCAGCAGGAACCAGCCAAACCCGGGAGGAAAGCCTGGAGGGGCCATGGCCACCGGCGAGGGTGAGCTGCCTGGCGGGAACAGCGGCATCTGGGGCACGCCGTCACCGGGGCTGAGCGGGCTTGCACAGGAGAGCAGGCCCGTACTCACCTCTGGGCTTTGGCCATGGCTTCGATGAAGACCTGCTTGTACTTCTGCACCTGCTGCTGCAGGACCACGAGCTTGTCCTTCTTCCCCTCGCAGATGAGCTTCAGGTCAGCCTCCAGCTCGGCCCGCAGGTCAGGCTTGGACATCTCGTAGCCCATGGAGTCATAGCCTGTGAACAAGGGCAGCATCGTGTGGCTCGGACACACCCACGGCGCTTCAGTGACACCCCGCCCTCTGCCCAAGCTCGAGTCCCCGGCTCCTCACCTTCCACAAGCCCCATGCCCAGGTGCCCGGGGAGAAAGCGCTTGTCTGGCGTGAGCCCGACGTACATTCGGGCCTTGATGGTCTCGATGTGCTCCGCGTGCGTCGCGTCGGTACCTGCAGGCCACCCTTGTCACTCAGACTAACCCACGCCCCAACCCCGCGCAgcccccctcctctgcctggacTTCCTGTTGCAGGTGACACACCTCCACTCAGAGCCGGCCACGTGGAAACCACAACAGCAGCCTCCTCTCCCCCACGTCCGCACACTCCAGCTGTCAAGCCCAGCTTGGAAATCCCTTCTGtaagcccccctgccccccgccacgTGTCAGGGCCCACATCACTCGTCCACATCATTACAACGTCCCTGGTCTCCTGGCTGCTGGTCTCTTCCTTCACCCAGTCCACTCTTTATGCCACAACCAAGGGGATCTTCTGAAATGTAGCTCTGCCACCaacgaaatgcaaatcaaaaccacaaagaaataccACTTCACTCTTACTGGGACAGGTACAACCCAAAAGACAGAGAGCGGCAAATGTTGGTGAAACCCCTGACTCTTGCATGGATTGTAAGATGGTGCAGCCGCCGTGGAAAAGTCTGGAGGCTCCTCATAGTGTTAAACACAGAGTCACCATGCGACCCCTCAATTCTGCAACAGGGATGtcccaagagaactgaaatcatGTCCACACAAGAACCtctacacaaatattcatagcagcactatgcacagtaacaaaaaactagaaacaacccaaatgtccacaaGTTGATGAATGGACAAACGAAATGTGGTCCACCCACACGACGGAAGAGGTTTGGTGGtgaaaaggagtgaagcactGAGACACGCTACCTGGACGAGCCCGCAGAGCAGGCAACGTGGGACGCCAGGTGCAGAAGGCCACACACTATGTCGTTCATTAATCAGAAATGTCTAGGACAGGCACATCCACTGAGGCAGAAAGATGAGGGCtggggggctgcaggggagggggacAGCTAACGGGCATGGGGCTTCTGAGGTGACGAAAATGCTCTGAAGTGGACTGTGGCCATGGCTGCACAATTCCATGAATCTACTGAACACTGGACTGTACCTCTGAGCTCAGTAGAGTGGACGGtgtgtgaattatgtctcaataaagctgttaccacTGCTTCAATGTAGGTCTGTGAGCTCCTTTCTTAGAAATCTCAGGCGGCTCTCTGCTGACCTCGGGCACATCCGACCCCTGAGCCCGGTGTCCAGGCCCCGCAGAGTCGGGCTCAAATCATCTTTCCGGCCTTGCCTTCCAGAACCTCCCCCCACAGCATGTGCCTGCTGGTCCCCGCGTCCTTCCTCAGGCCCTGCCTTCATTCAGCGCGAGTTCTCACCACGAGGTTCTGAGGTTCCTGCAGAACCTCTCCCGATGCATCTAATGTTTTGGTTGGGTTTGTTTCTCCTGCTGGATGAGCCCTTGAAGGGAAGGACCAGGCCTCATTACTGTGTCCCCAGGGTCTAGACCAAGGTCAGCTCTTGTGGACCAAAGTttttataaacaaattatggtgGGTGAACTACCTCTACTTGTACCTAAACCCACAGGCTTTCTGGGTAGCACAGTGATGGCCAGTGGGCTCCAGGCAGGGGCA harbors:
- the TOP3A gene encoding DNA topoisomerase 3-alpha isoform X2; amino-acid sequence: MIMTSVSGHLLAHDFQMQFRKWQSCNPLVLFEAEIEKYCPENFLDIKKTLEREARQCQVLVIWTDCDREGENIGFEIIHVCKAVKPSLHVLRARFSEITARAVQAACENLMEPDRRVSDAVDVRQELDLRIGAAFTRFQTLRLQKIFPEVLAEQLISYGSCQFPTLGFVVERFKAIQAFVPETFHRIRVTHDHRDGAVEFSWKRHRLFNHTACLVLYQLCMEDPRATVVEVRSKAKSKWRPQALDTVELEKLASRKLRINAKETMRIAEKLYTQGYISYPRTETNIFPKDLDLTALVEEQTHDPRWGPFAQSILERGGPTPRNGNKSDQAHPPIHPTKYTDSLQGDEQRLYELIVRHFLACCSQDAQGQETTVEIDIAQERFVAHGLVILARNYLDVYPYDRWSEKTLPVYSRGSCFQPSTVEMVDGETSPPQLLTEADLIALMEKHGIGTDATHAEHIETIKARMYVGLTPDKRFLPGHLGMGLVEGYDSMGYEMSKPDLRAELEADLKLICEGKKDKLVVLQQQVQKYKQVFIEAMAKAQRLDEALSQYFGAGVELAQQEAIFPAVPEPVRKCPQCGKDMVLKTRKSGGFYLSCTGFPECRSAVWFPDSVLEASRDGSVCPVCQPHPVYRLKFKFKRGSLPPTMPLEFVGCVGGCDETLREILDLRFSRGPTRAGQPVSQPSGHLQASQPLDRMGSSQHGHPQPPAIRPSNALARTAPLPAAEGEGNSVTCNCGREALLLTVRKEGPNQGRQFYKCSGGGCSFFLWADSGHPEAGGPPSEVPRPPGGSLGRPPGSGKPLGGPGSPGDGGGGARCLCSQPAVTRTVQKDGPNKGRQFHTCAKPREQQCGFFQWVDENVAPGTFGGPPWAGARGGSREPEARSKRARAGSSDAGSAAKKPRKCSLCHQPGHTRPFCPQNR